In Esox lucius isolate fEsoLuc1 chromosome 3, fEsoLuc1.pri, whole genome shotgun sequence, the sequence tcaaacaaataaaaatatatatacaacccggttttcaaaaaagttgggatgctgtgtacaatgtaaagaaaaatagaatgcaatgatgtgcaaataattgaattctatattcaatagaaatgagtaaaaaaagaacccatcaaatgttgaaactgagaaatgttatggtttcttgaaaaatacatgcccattttgtgCCAGcgacacatttcaaaaaagctggggcaggggcaacaaaagacaggaaaagttgtgtaacgaaaaaaaaattggcaacaggtcagcaacatgactgggtataaaaagagcatcgcAGTAAGGACGAGTCtatcagaagtaaagatggggaggggttcaccactctgtgaaagactgcacaggcaaatagtgcaacaatttaagaataaccttTCACAaggtaaaattgcaaagactttggggatctcatcatcaatgttacataataacattaaaagattcagagaatataGAGAAATCTCTCTACGtgagggacaaggctgaaaaccaatattggtaaacagtaaacatgcccctgtcccaacttttttgaaacgtgttcctggcatcaaattaaaaaaaacgggcatgtatttttccaaaaacaataacatttctcagattcaacatttgatatgttgcctttgtactattttcaattaaatataggaataaattatatacccatcattgcattctgtttttatttgtattttacacagcCTCCCAactctttggaaacagggttgtacattaatAGACTATATGTTACTACAACCCATAGAAATGTCTGACCAAATACAATGTTAAAAATGTGCAAGAAATCAGATGGGGGACGAAATACTTTTTCATGGCACAGTAACTAGATGCACCATAGGTGACGTGTCTACGCATCGGTTATGGCGCACCTTGAAAATATGAAGTCCAAGAGTTCAGAACTccttgtgcgtgtgtgagtcTCAGACACACAATATACACATGTacatgctgtgtttgtgtgaatgtttcTCTGCAGTCTTACTTTGAACACTAAGGCTGAAATGGTGGCTCTGGTGTCCCACTTCATTGGTGAGGTTGAGCAGGTACTGGCCCGTCTGTTCCGGGCCCAAGTTGTTTAGGTTTAGCAGGTACTGGCCCATCTGATCTGGGCCCACATTGTTTAGGTTTAGCAGGTACTGGCCCATCTGATCTGGGCCCAcgttggttaggtttaggaggtACTGGCCCGTCTGTTCCGGGCCCAAGTTGTTTAGTTTTAGCAGGTACTGGCCCGTCTCTACTGGGCCCATGTCGATTAGGTTGAGGGTCCCGTTGGGGGAGTGTGGCTCCACGCTGTCCTGTAGCCTAATCAGGGTGACGGAAGGGAGCGGGACTCCCACTGCCCAGATCCGGAGGGACACGTTctgcccctcctccaccttcgtAGACGGAAACACCTCCACGGACAGGTACCTGGGCGGAGCTTTGGGGGAAAAGAAAGGTGACCAACTGAAATGAAGGATTCACCTGGCTGGGTCTTGTGAGAATATGTTAGTATTTTTTCAGCTTTGCTGCTGAAGGACGTTTGCAAAACGTTCGTTTACAACCAGTATACAACCTGAATATAAGATATTTTTGGAGCACTTACTTCGAATATTCATTGAGGCAACAGTCTCTCTGGTTTCTGGTTCAGTCTTAATATCCAGCGTGGCTCTGCATGTAACATTCTGTCCATGGTCCTGGGCTGTTGGTTTGTATTTCAACACTGAGGTCACCGTCTGGGCTTCACCTTTAACCACAGGGTTCACGGCTTTGTCGTCATTCAGAACTTTATCTCCCAGCAGCCACTGCACTTTTAGATGGTCAGCTGGGTACACATCTGGGACTGTACAGGTGAGGTCACTGTCCTGACCCTCCGTCAAAAGTTCACTCCCTGATATGATGGGATCCTTTGGGAAGGCTGTTGATGACAAATCAAGCGATTGGTTAATAATCACGTGGTCGCCATTCCTTTATCTTTATCCTACAGAGATTTTCTGATCAATTTATAACACACGATTGGAGTCCACTTAAGGCTCCCTTGATGAATGATAACTCACAATAAACCTCCAGGTCGATTGACGCCTGCCTGTATTCTCCAGAAGCCCTGCAGGTGGCGTTACACACCACCGGGCCTTTGTGCTCCATCGTCACAGGTTTAAGGGTCAAGAGCCCAGTGCCGTGTGATTGGTCCTCGGCTGACCCGCCAATCGAGGGGCTCCATGTGAATGACACAGTGTCTGGGCAGCCAATCGTGACGCAGATCAATTTAAGGGTGTCACCGATATGATGGACTGTGTTCTCCAGGGTTAGGCTTACAATGAAAGGTGCTTTATGAGAGGAAGAGCAgaagatttatttaaaaaatgtttaatgGCTTTATGTAACGCAATAtgttacgtgtgtgtgtgagttactAATTCTTTGCCACACAGTTTGGCTTGTTGGCTATGGGGTCAAAATACAGTCATTATGACCATCAAAAGATGTGCATACACCCCTGGAACAATCTTGGACACACGGATATTGTTGCTAAATAGTAGTAGTTTTGTGTATTTAGGAAACCCATTTATGCTCAAGAGAAAACCAGACGCAAAAGTTTGGAATGCCACTTAAACCTCTTCACTGGTAGTATTTCATACATTCTTTGATGTGAAAGACTGAAAAGCTCTTGACCTAAATGCATGATGTACTTACATTGAACTGTGATTGAGGCAACAGTCTCTCTGGTTTCCGGTTCAGTCTTAATATCCAGCGTGGCTCTGCATGTAACATTCTGTCCATGGTCCTGGGCTGTCGGTTTGTATTTCAACACTGAGGTCACCGTCTGGGCTTCACCTTTAACCACAGGGTTCACAGCTTTGTTGTCCTTCAGAACTTTATCTCCCAGCAGCCACTGCACTTTTAGACGGTCAGCTGGGTACACATCTGGGACTGTACAGGTGAGGTCACTGTCCTGACCCTCCGTCAAAAGTTCACTTCCAGATATGATGGGATCCTTTGGGAACGCTGTCAATGAGAAACATCAGTGAATATTTAGTCTCTGTAGAAACCCATTCATCCAACTACTGAAATCCATTACTGTCCCATGCCCGTTACAGGTAACAGACCTGCAGCTATGCCAGTAAGCTAGCAATTGGCCTATGGTAGGAGGCAGGTGTTTGGAAGTGTACTTTCTTTTTTGTctgtcttgtttgttttatgttaaaaGATTAATCACCCGCTATGTCTACAATAGCTGTATGTTGTACAGTTTCTAATAAAACAGTTTGatacaaagtaaaaacaaagaTCCATAAAACGTACCATAAACTTCCACTGAAGCAGACCTTTGAGCCTGGTCTTTTGGATCCGCGCAGGTAGCCAAACAGCTGACCTTGCCCTCGTGCTGCATTCCCACCGGGTCAAAAATCTGTTGagacgctgtgttgtttttctccATTCGACCGTAGAGCGGTCTGTCTTTCAAGGATTGCCATCTGAACGTCACATCACCCGCGCATTCGCTTGCGCTGCAAGTCAGGACCAGTCTTTCGCCGACTCGAGCCATGGGATTTTTCGGTGTCAGGACTAATACCAATTTTGAttcttaaaatataaaatgtacatttaaaaatatgccCTCTGAGATACATAAAACCCAAATTTACATTATGTTACGAGAAGCCTTTAATTCTTACCTGAAGTAGGCAGCAATATGATGCAAATCAAAACAATTGCGAATTGAAACATAATGTGTTTTAAGAAATTACAAGCAGACTACTCCTTTCCCTTTAAAAGCCCAAGAAGAAGTAAATGTCTGTGCTTTGCACCATTTCATATTTATATAGGAATCGTTTAATTGTGTTCGGGGGGTGGTTCCAGTTGGCAAGACTCCTGCTGGAAGTTTTCATCCAAGCTATCGCATCTGGAGGTGGAAGGAAGGAACACAAGAACACCTTCCCgattgtgtgagtgtgggtgtgtgtgtgtgtgtggggggggggttctactTAAGACCGACATACCAACCCTAGATCCGAATACATAGACCATGCCGCGTAAATGGGGAAGGGGGTTAGGGGAACACCATGGCATCGTGCTACTACACTGCATTGCTGTcctttgtttttggaaatgcaTTATTCTGCAGTTTAGTTACTGTATAACTGCAATCAGTGTCTGAGCATCAGCTACTGAGGGCATATGTGACAAGTAGATTACAAGAAATGTGTAGGAGTAGTTTAGGTCAAGAAAACTAAAAGTGATTGCCTTATTTAATTGTAAAAAGTCATGTGTTTCAGGTTAAAAAGCTACTTCTCGGAAATGGGTTTACACTTTCACTTTCTAACGGAAAATTAGTGGggcttttaattattttccagcTTCTCGGAAATTCCATGTCCAGTGATTAAACAAAGCAGCAGAGGCTCTCTGATCTTATGATCAGTTGGCACTGATATTGAATGAATTCCTGAGTATTTTATTGATTTGTGGTTTTTAACTTACTACTTTTGCATGGTTAACCAAaatataggtgctggtcataaaattggaatatcatcaaaaagttgatgtatttcagtaattccattcaaaaagtgaaacttttatattatatttattcattacacacagaaatgtttattttcttttaattgtgattattatgactgacaactaatgaaaatcccaaattcagtatctcagaaaattagaatattacttaagaccaatacaaaaaaaagatttttagaaatgttggccaactgaaaagtatgaacatgaaaagtatgagcatgtacagcactcaatacttagttggggctctttttgcctgaattactgcagcaatgcggcgtggcatgtagtggcactgctcaggtgttatgagagcccaggttgctctgatagtggccttcagctcttctgcattgttgggtctggcgtatcgcatcttcctcttcacaataccccatagattttctataggtttaaggtcaggcgagtttgctaggccaattaagaacaggtaTACCattgtccttaaaccaggtactggtagctttggcacagtGTGTTGgaaaagttggtcagcagcaggaagcatgaagtgctctaaaacgtcctggtagacggctgcgttgatcgtggacctcagaaaacacagtggaccaacaccagcagatgacatggcaccccaaaccatcactgactgtgtaaactttaaactggacttcaagcaacgtggattctgtgcctctcctctcttcctccagactctgggaccttgatttccaaaggaaatgcaaaatgtactttcatcagagaacataactctgcagcagtccagtcctttttgtctttagcccaggcgagacgcttttgacgctgtgtcttgttcaagagtggcttgacacaaggaatgcgacagctgaaacccatgtcttgcatacatctgtgcgtggtggttcttgaagcactgactccagctgcagtccagtctttgtgaatctcccccacatttttgaataggttttgtttcacaatcctctccagggtgcggttatccctattgcttgtacacgtt encodes:
- the vcam1a gene encoding vascular cell adhesion protein 1 isoform X2: MARVGERLVLTCSASECAGDVTFRWQSLKDRPLYGRMEKNNTASQQIFDPVGMQHEGKVSCLATCADPKDQAQRSASVEVYAFPKDPIISGSELLTEGQDSDLTCTVPDVYPADRLKVQWLLGDKVLKDNKAVNPVVKGEAQTVTSVLKYKPTAQDHGQNVTCRATLDIKTEPETRETVASITVQSPFIVSLTLENTVHHIGDTLKLICVTIGCPDTVSFTWSPSIGGSAEDQSHGTGLLTLKPVTMEHKGPVVCNATCRASGEYRQASIDLEVYSFPKDPIISGSELLTEGQDSDLTCTVPDVYPADHLKVQWLLGDKVLNDDKAVNPVVKGEAQTVTSVLKYKPTAQDHGQNVTCRATLDIKTEPETRETVASMNIRTPPRYLSVEVFPSTKVEEGQNVSLRIWAVGVPLPSVTLIRLQDSVEPHSPNGTLNLIDMGPVETGQYLLKLNNLGPEQTGQYLLNLTNVGPDQMGQYLLNLNNVGPDQMGQYLLNLNNLGPEQTGQYLLNLTNEVGHQSHHFSLSVQSKTRLVGPDWYHPKTVVIPAVGLVSIATAAGFLIRFLKKRNSYETSRVV
- the vcam1a gene encoding vascular cell adhesion protein 1 isoform X1; translated protein: MFQFAIVLICIILLPTSESKLVLVLTPKNPMARVGERLVLTCSASECAGDVTFRWQSLKDRPLYGRMEKNNTASQQIFDPVGMQHEGKVSCLATCADPKDQAQRSASVEVYAFPKDPIISGSELLTEGQDSDLTCTVPDVYPADRLKVQWLLGDKVLKDNKAVNPVVKGEAQTVTSVLKYKPTAQDHGQNVTCRATLDIKTEPETRETVASITVQSPFIVSLTLENTVHHIGDTLKLICVTIGCPDTVSFTWSPSIGGSAEDQSHGTGLLTLKPVTMEHKGPVVCNATCRASGEYRQASIDLEVYSFPKDPIISGSELLTEGQDSDLTCTVPDVYPADHLKVQWLLGDKVLNDDKAVNPVVKGEAQTVTSVLKYKPTAQDHGQNVTCRATLDIKTEPETRETVASMNIRTPPRYLSVEVFPSTKVEEGQNVSLRIWAVGVPLPSVTLIRLQDSVEPHSPNGTLNLIDMGPVETGQYLLKLNNLGPEQTGQYLLNLTNVGPDQMGQYLLNLNNVGPDQMGQYLLNLNNLGPEQTGQYLLNLTNEVGHQSHHFSLSVQSKTRLVGPDWYHPKTVVIPAVGLVSIATAAGFLIRFLKKRNSYETSRVV